One stretch of Commensalibacter melissae DNA includes these proteins:
- a CDS encoding D-alanine--D-alanine ligase has protein sequence MLAKRVTVLRGGLSSEREVSLASGENIIEALNTAGYEVTDLIANDNLNEIVNSLTKNRPDVVFNALHGNFGEDGAIQGVLEWLNIPYTHGNICSSAIAMNKKITRILLHEAGLPIAKGKSVPITLLDSGDPFPVPYVVKPIQEGSSVGVHIIQSNDASIRQKQREKIIKEWIFGQEALIEQFIPGKELTVCVLDDKALTVTDISSGTNIFYDYNAKYQAGQSTHTVPAVIHPQAFQTALDYAQKAHKILGCDSVSRTDFRYDNHNETQDQPGDLYILEVNTQPGMTKTSLLPEQAAFCGITYPELCSHLVEKAKCRT, from the coding sequence ATGTTAGCTAAACGAGTAACCGTTCTGCGGGGAGGATTATCATCTGAACGAGAAGTCAGTCTGGCCAGTGGTGAGAATATAATCGAGGCATTGAATACGGCAGGCTATGAAGTAACGGATTTAATCGCTAACGATAATTTAAATGAAATTGTCAATTCACTGACCAAAAACCGTCCCGATGTTGTTTTTAATGCTCTGCATGGAAACTTTGGCGAAGATGGAGCCATTCAGGGTGTTTTGGAATGGTTGAATATACCCTACACCCATGGAAATATATGTTCCTCAGCAATCGCGATGAATAAAAAGATTACCCGTATTTTACTTCATGAAGCCGGTCTTCCGATAGCTAAAGGTAAATCTGTTCCTATCACGCTGTTGGATTCAGGGGATCCCTTTCCTGTTCCATATGTGGTAAAACCCATTCAAGAAGGATCATCTGTAGGTGTTCATATCATCCAATCAAACGATGCCAGTATCCGACAGAAACAACGTGAAAAAATCATAAAGGAATGGATCTTTGGTCAAGAGGCCCTGATTGAACAATTTATTCCAGGAAAAGAACTAACAGTCTGCGTGCTTGATGACAAAGCCCTTACCGTAACCGATATATCATCTGGAACAAATATTTTTTACGATTATAACGCAAAATATCAAGCTGGACAATCAACCCATACTGTCCCCGCGGTTATACATCCGCAAGCTTTTCAGACAGCGTTAGACTATGCGCAAAAAGCTCATAAGATTCTAGGATGTGATTCTGTTTCCCGCACTGATTTTCGGTACGATAATCACAATGAAACACAAGACCAACCTGGTGATTTGTATATTCTGGAAGTAAATACACAACCCGGCATGACCAAAACTTCTCTGCTGCCAGAACAAGCCGCCTTTTGTGGGATAACCTATCCCGAACTATGTTCACATCTTGTGGAAAAAGCAAAATGTCGTACTTGA
- a CDS encoding cell division protein FtsQ/DivIB, protein MSYLKRRPNHQDDRPSKQKIAYRRLKRMLRPFFFLLIILGLFIGGGWAIYKFASEQEFSLFRTKTAKLVPMKLANIIIDGCKLTTEYEIKQALGINIGDPILNFSINDAQKRLNGLTFVNYAVIKRQLPDTLIVHIIERSPFAVWQNQGKFKLIDKKGNIVNDQGMNGKDGQAFLKLPLVVGIGANTAASDLIDILSVYPDIKNRMVAAVRIGNRRWNLNLKNGTIILLPENQEIAAIQRLIQYEKQFQLLDRPLKHIDLRLPDRLIILKDKEPTPPNPVNDNPEPSNDNDEKTP, encoded by the coding sequence ATGTCGTACTTGAAAAGGCGACCTAATCATCAGGATGATCGTCCCTCAAAACAAAAAATAGCCTATCGCCGTTTGAAGCGAATGCTTCGTCCCTTTTTCTTTCTTCTTATCATCCTTGGGCTTTTTATCGGGGGTGGATGGGCCATTTATAAGTTCGCATCGGAACAGGAATTTTCACTTTTCAGAACAAAAACAGCCAAACTTGTTCCGATGAAACTGGCTAATATCATTATTGATGGCTGTAAACTGACCACTGAATATGAAATAAAACAGGCCCTTGGTATCAATATTGGTGATCCGATTCTTAATTTTTCCATCAATGATGCCCAGAAACGCCTAAATGGCCTAACTTTTGTCAATTATGCCGTTATCAAACGTCAATTACCAGATACTTTAATTGTCCACATTATTGAACGAAGTCCCTTTGCCGTTTGGCAAAACCAAGGAAAATTCAAACTTATTGATAAAAAAGGAAACATTGTCAACGATCAGGGAATGAATGGAAAAGATGGACAGGCTTTTTTAAAACTTCCCTTGGTTGTCGGTATTGGTGCAAATACAGCAGCTTCCGATTTGATCGACATTTTATCCGTTTATCCAGATATCAAAAATCGTATGGTGGCAGCCGTAAGAATCGGGAATAGACGCTGGAACCTAAATTTGAAAAATGGTACAATCATTTTACTTCCCGAAAATCAGGAAATTGCTGCCATTCAACGACTGATTCAATATGAAAAACAGTTCCAGTTACTGGATCGTCCCCTGAAACATATTGATTTGCGTCTTCCCGACCGCTTAATCATACTAAAAGATAAAGAACCGACACCACCCAATCCTGTAAATGATAATCCGGAACCCTCTAATGACAATGACGAAAAAACACCTTGA
- the ftsA gene encoding cell division protein FtsA: protein MKQLNYKTSQGNSPNHAKQTIAIARSRQLVKSNIFPPDDLPAQKQFLPGVFGVLDIGSTKITCLIGQGKSNGKLKVLGYGWRRSHGVKQGGIINLKSAERAIRSAVGQAEEAAERRLNKIYVNLSGGKPDSQLYNIEWPIGGREITNHDIYRLVNEGILRAQVEGREIIHALPLSFNVDETAGVEDPRGHQCEILSTTLHIISTSATSLKNLATVLMRSELEIESIISTPLAAGLAVMAPDERDLGATIVDMGGGTTSIGIFGDNQLLYTSQIPIGGSHITRDIAGILSTSIDTAEWLKTKYGSAEYSYNDEYQQLPIQMIGDDDYEIMTKVPLSRVISIIRPRIEETLELIRDRLDNSNIGKAANGRVVLTGGGSLLEGLGPLAARILNRQIRLGKPNNIIGLPNDSTTSAAFSTAAGLLCWAAGEGRTLADLDFSNKKNNGFLKKIIEFIRIHI, encoded by the coding sequence ATGAAACAACTAAATTATAAAACAAGTCAAGGAAATTCCCCCAATCATGCAAAGCAGACCATCGCTATTGCCCGATCCAGGCAATTAGTAAAGAGTAATATATTTCCCCCTGACGACTTACCCGCGCAAAAACAATTTTTACCCGGTGTTTTCGGTGTATTGGATATTGGCAGTACAAAAATCACCTGTCTAATTGGACAGGGTAAATCCAACGGAAAACTAAAAGTTCTGGGATATGGATGGAGACGCTCTCATGGCGTAAAACAAGGTGGTATCATTAATCTTAAAAGTGCTGAACGTGCAATCCGTTCAGCCGTTGGACAGGCAGAAGAAGCAGCCGAGCGTCGGTTAAACAAAATTTATGTAAATCTTTCTGGCGGTAAACCTGACAGCCAGCTTTACAATATCGAATGGCCAATTGGCGGAAGAGAAATCACCAATCATGACATATATCGACTGGTTAACGAAGGAATTTTGAGAGCCCAAGTTGAAGGTCGTGAAATTATTCATGCCTTGCCTCTAAGTTTTAATGTTGATGAGACCGCTGGGGTTGAAGATCCCAGAGGACATCAATGTGAAATACTGAGCACAACATTACATATCATCAGCACTTCCGCCACATCCCTTAAAAATCTGGCAACCGTCTTAATGCGTTCTGAATTGGAAATTGAAAGCATCATATCCACCCCTCTAGCTGCTGGACTGGCAGTAATGGCACCAGACGAAAGGGATTTGGGCGCCACTATTGTGGATATGGGTGGCGGAACAACCTCTATTGGCATTTTCGGCGACAATCAACTTCTCTACACTTCACAAATTCCGATTGGTGGATCCCATATTACCAGGGATATAGCAGGTATTCTTTCAACCTCAATTGATACAGCGGAATGGCTTAAAACTAAATATGGCAGTGCTGAATATTCCTATAACGACGAATATCAGCAATTGCCCATTCAAATGATCGGTGACGATGATTACGAAATTATGACAAAAGTTCCGCTATCAAGAGTTATTTCTATTATCAGGCCACGGATAGAAGAAACACTTGAATTGATTCGAGACCGCCTGGATAATTCAAATATTGGCAAAGCAGCAAATGGCAGGGTTGTATTAACGGGAGGGGGTTCTTTACTTGAAGGACTCGGTCCCTTAGCAGCCCGTATCCTGAACCGTCAAATCCGCTTGGGAAAACCCAACAATATTATAGGATTACCCAATGATAGTACAACCTCGGCTGCCTTTTCTACTGCTGCCGGTTTACTCTGCTGGGCGGCTGGCGAGGGAAGAACCCTTGCAGATCTCGATTTCTCGAATAAAAAAAACAATGGTTTCCTTAAAAAAATAATTGAGTTTATAAGGATACACATATAA
- the ftsZ gene encoding cell division protein FtsZ, translated as MTLNLTIPQPAYEDFTPRITVIGVGGGGTNAVDNMILLHLKGVEFVVANTDAQQLMNSHADNRIQLGPHLTQGLGAGAKPDIGRAAAEEAADEIARHLDNIHMVFITAGMGGGTGTGAAPVIARMARERGILTVGVVTKPFTFEGIRRARLAEAGIAELQQFVDTLIVIPNQNLFRTATENTTWKDAFKMADEVLYMGVKGVTDLMMSPGLVNLDFADIRTVMAEMGKAMMGTGEVEGENRAIRAAEEAISNPLLEDTSMAGAKGLLINITGGDDLTLFEVDQAANRIREEVAEDANIIFGSAIDENLTGKIRVSVVATGIDSPVQYEKQSQTVQQEQQISSNDTAQSKDSNNAQTDTSSENNQTQFDTEKKSDESSLNVSSEANASFDQSKEKNQTNFSDDPTPPSPDSVPERVSKTSPRSGLFSDSRHQEPETNTAPTRSLFGIVTGALRGRSNNGSPSYHQKKNEPSVSNSENSNKNDQKSQSSAEEASLDIPAFLRRKSR; from the coding sequence ATGACACTCAATTTAACGATTCCACAGCCCGCTTATGAAGATTTCACCCCTCGTATTACTGTTATTGGTGTTGGTGGAGGGGGAACCAACGCTGTGGATAACATGATTTTATTGCATTTGAAAGGCGTAGAATTTGTTGTTGCCAATACCGATGCGCAACAATTGATGAACAGTCATGCTGATAATCGTATTCAATTAGGTCCCCATCTAACCCAAGGGCTGGGAGCTGGTGCAAAACCAGATATTGGTCGCGCAGCTGCAGAGGAAGCCGCTGATGAAATAGCCCGGCATCTTGACAATATTCACATGGTTTTTATCACTGCTGGAATGGGTGGTGGAACAGGAACCGGTGCCGCACCAGTCATTGCAAGAATGGCACGTGAACGTGGAATTCTGACCGTCGGAGTTGTCACTAAACCCTTTACCTTTGAAGGAATTCGCAGGGCTCGATTGGCGGAAGCCGGTATTGCCGAACTTCAACAATTTGTTGATACGCTGATCGTAATCCCAAACCAAAACCTCTTCCGTACAGCAACTGAAAATACAACATGGAAAGATGCTTTCAAAATGGCGGATGAAGTGTTATATATGGGGGTTAAAGGGGTGACAGATCTTATGATGTCGCCAGGACTTGTCAATCTTGATTTTGCCGATATCAGAACAGTCATGGCTGAAATGGGTAAGGCTATGATGGGAACAGGAGAGGTGGAAGGTGAAAATCGGGCTATCCGTGCAGCAGAGGAAGCCATTTCCAATCCATTGCTTGAAGATACGTCTATGGCTGGGGCAAAAGGATTATTGATTAACATTACGGGCGGTGATGATCTGACTCTGTTTGAAGTCGATCAAGCAGCCAACCGTATTCGTGAAGAAGTTGCCGAAGATGCCAATATTATTTTTGGGTCCGCCATTGATGAGAACCTGACAGGAAAAATTCGTGTATCAGTGGTAGCAACCGGCATAGACAGCCCGGTGCAATATGAAAAGCAATCTCAAACTGTACAACAAGAGCAGCAGATATCTTCAAACGATACCGCACAATCAAAAGATTCAAATAACGCACAAACAGATACATCTTCTGAAAATAATCAGACACAGTTTGATACAGAAAAAAAATCGGATGAATCTTCTTTAAATGTATCTTCTGAGGCCAATGCATCATTTGATCAATCGAAAGAAAAGAATCAAACAAATTTTTCTGATGATCCAACCCCTCCCTCCCCTGATTCTGTCCCAGAACGTGTGTCAAAAACATCACCACGTTCAGGTTTATTTTCAGATTCACGTCATCAGGAACCCGAAACTAACACTGCTCCCACACGCAGTCTTTTTGGTATTGTTACCGGTGCCTTACGAGGAAGAAGCAATAATGGTTCACCTTCCTATCATCAAAAAAAGAATGAACCCTCTGTCTCCAATAGTGAGAATTCCAACAAAAATGACCAGAAAAGTCAATCTTCAGCTGAAGAGGCAAGCCTGGATATACCAGCTTTTCTTCGTAGAAAATCAAGATAA
- the lpxC gene encoding UDP-3-O-acyl-N-acetylglucosamine deacetylase, producing the protein MNYPQVIPASKKVNIAYNSLLSSKFTNDINLSLQYTLASPVNFSGMGLHTGKLVHVKLIPAPVGTGIVFFRTDLDDRPIPAHYNNVIDTSLSTVIASPNNPNIRIGTVEHIMSALAGYQINNLFIECNGPEMPVLDGSAAKFTTLLHKAGRQSLYADKPAIQIMKPVRVEYNDAFAELHPSSENQLSLSLTIDFPNSLIGKQTFDMDLTPLNFQREIAFCRTFTFKKEIDTLHKMGLAKGGSLQNAIVVDNGKILNPEGLYCPNEFVKHKMLDAIGDLSLAGHRLYGKFIGYKSGHKLNNMLLHALMKQTDAWRFQFSHQLSGRIYHDSQVISLDRYPLRQET; encoded by the coding sequence ATGAATTATCCGCAGGTTATACCCGCTTCAAAAAAGGTAAACATCGCATATAATTCATTGCTATCTTCCAAATTTACAAATGATATAAACTTATCCTTGCAATATACCCTTGCCTCTCCTGTTAATTTCTCAGGAATGGGATTGCACACAGGCAAGTTAGTTCATGTAAAATTGATTCCAGCCCCCGTAGGAACAGGAATTGTATTTTTTAGAACAGATCTTGATGACAGACCAATTCCAGCCCATTATAATAACGTTATTGATACAAGTCTTAGCACGGTAATTGCCTCTCCGAATAACCCAAATATCAGAATAGGAACGGTTGAACATATTATGTCTGCGCTGGCAGGCTATCAAATTAACAATCTTTTTATCGAATGCAATGGGCCTGAAATGCCCGTTTTGGATGGATCAGCTGCCAAATTCACCACGCTTCTACATAAGGCTGGCCGACAATCTCTTTATGCAGACAAACCCGCCATACAAATTATGAAACCTGTTCGGGTAGAGTATAACGACGCTTTTGCTGAACTTCATCCATCATCCGAAAATCAACTATCATTGTCATTAACGATTGATTTTCCAAATTCTCTGATTGGAAAACAAACCTTTGACATGGATCTAACCCCCCTGAATTTTCAAAGAGAAATAGCCTTCTGCAGAACATTCACCTTTAAAAAAGAAATAGATACACTTCATAAAATGGGTTTGGCAAAAGGGGGTAGCCTACAAAATGCCATTGTTGTTGATAATGGAAAAATTCTAAATCCGGAAGGATTATATTGTCCAAATGAATTTGTCAAACATAAAATGCTTGATGCCATAGGCGATTTATCTTTGGCAGGCCACCGACTGTATGGAAAATTTATTGGATATAAATCAGGACATAAACTAAACAATATGTTACTTCACGCCTTGATGAAACAAACAGATGCATGGCGCTTTCAATTTTCCCATCAATTATCAGGCAGGATTTACCATGATTCCCAGGTCATTTCCCTAGACAGATATCCTCTCAGACAAGAAACATAA
- a CDS encoding outer membrane protein assembly factor BamD — MNQKRYFYPIRHFFPLLLATSLVACGGGHKDQKKLNDNSAATYQENTPEQLYNNGIDGIKIRKYKLATKQFELLQENFPYSGYTPNAQLMEGYAYYLQNKYPEAVKQLETYLQLHPNSPDAPYAFYLRALCYYERISDVTRDQQGTMEALSALNDVVSRFPGTSYARDAQLKIDLCRDHLAGKEMLIGRFYEQQKNYEAAVTRYQRVILDYQTTNHVAEALHRLVEVSLKLGLTDQARKTASVLGYNYPNSHWYRYTYNDLRKYHLVSEQTAKPTSKKPGFFKRMWYSLTSIF; from the coding sequence GTGAATCAAAAACGTTATTTTTATCCAATACGACATTTTTTCCCATTATTACTTGCGACGAGTCTTGTTGCATGTGGTGGCGGTCATAAAGATCAAAAGAAGTTGAATGATAATTCAGCAGCAACATATCAGGAAAATACTCCTGAACAACTGTACAACAACGGTATAGATGGCATCAAGATTAGGAAATACAAATTAGCCACTAAACAATTCGAGTTATTACAGGAGAATTTCCCTTATTCAGGCTATACCCCTAATGCCCAACTAATGGAAGGATATGCTTATTATCTGCAAAATAAGTATCCGGAAGCGGTAAAACAATTGGAAACCTATTTACAGCTTCATCCAAATAGCCCTGATGCACCCTATGCCTTTTATCTTCGCGCCTTATGTTATTACGAACGCATTTCAGATGTCACAAGAGATCAGCAAGGCACAATGGAAGCGCTTAGTGCCTTGAATGATGTAGTAAGCCGTTTCCCCGGAACCTCCTATGCCCGTGATGCACAGCTCAAGATTGACTTATGCCGTGACCATCTCGCCGGTAAAGAAATGCTCATCGGACGCTTTTATGAACAGCAAAAAAACTATGAAGCCGCTGTTACCCGTTATCAACGGGTTATTTTAGACTATCAAACGACCAACCATGTAGCAGAAGCATTACATCGTCTCGTTGAAGTCTCCTTAAAATTGGGACTTACAGATCAAGCCCGTAAGACAGCATCTGTATTGGGATATAACTATCCCAACAGTCACTGGTATCGCTATACATATAATGATTTAAGAAAATATCACCTTGTTTCAGAACAAACAGCCAAACCAACCAGTAAAAAACCTGGATTCTTCAAACGAATGTGGTATTCACTCACTTCTATTTTTTAA
- the recN gene encoding DNA repair protein RecN translates to MLIQLSIRNVVLIEKLDLTFDQGLTVFTGETGAGKSILLDSLALTLGERASSSLIRTGSNQASVTACFEIEKTHPVYQQLQLQGYEISEITDQPLVIRRTISQDGRSRAYVNDQLISLNFLREIGQLLIEIQGQHSQIGLMDMRNHLSLLDNFGTPLNLLNETRKTYYQWTETTAKLAALKKNLEETLHEEKWLRESVEELKNLSPQAEEEQELVHKRRSLQQNERHLELLVSALNQLAPQDRKNNQPSQVLLNASKTLQRLLSNSENTSFSESNKSIQAALEAITQAEESLAEAETTLSQLVNTIEIDPQQIDEIEERLFSLRGASRKYGVTIDELSHLLQEFEIKLNQLDIGTTQIKTLEIEVNQHRQKFEEAAEALSQHRQKIAKKLEQAVTTELKPLKLERAKFLVSLKPLNRDAWNQNGKEQIEFLIAANPGVPPAPLNKSASGGELSRLLLALKVVLSQKSTLSALIFDEIDSGVGGATASAIGEKLHHVAQTMQVFAVTHSPQVAASGDTQFQISKLIKNGVTYTTTKCLNSNERKEEIARMLAGNQITDAARSAADSLLNK, encoded by the coding sequence ATGTTAATACAACTCTCTATACGTAATGTTGTTTTAATTGAAAAGCTGGATTTAACCTTCGATCAGGGACTTACGGTTTTTACTGGAGAAACAGGGGCAGGCAAATCTATTTTACTAGATAGCCTTGCCTTAACATTAGGTGAAAGAGCAAGCTCTTCCTTGATCAGGACTGGATCAAATCAGGCTTCGGTCACAGCTTGTTTTGAAATCGAGAAAACGCATCCTGTCTATCAGCAATTACAATTACAAGGTTATGAAATTTCAGAAATAACCGATCAGCCATTGGTCATTCGTCGTACTATTTCACAGGATGGCCGTTCACGCGCCTATGTTAATGATCAGCTTATCAGTCTTAATTTTTTACGAGAAATTGGTCAACTACTTATCGAAATACAGGGACAGCACTCGCAGATTGGTCTAATGGATATGCGAAATCATCTTTCTCTTCTCGATAATTTTGGCACTCCACTAAACTTATTGAATGAAACTCGCAAAACCTATTATCAATGGACTGAAACAACAGCAAAACTTGCCGCTCTTAAAAAAAATCTTGAAGAAACATTACATGAAGAAAAATGGTTACGAGAATCAGTTGAGGAATTAAAAAATCTTTCTCCACAAGCTGAAGAGGAACAAGAGCTTGTTCATAAAAGACGATCATTACAACAAAATGAAAGACATCTGGAATTACTGGTTTCTGCTCTTAATCAGCTTGCTCCCCAGGACCGTAAAAATAACCAGCCTTCCCAAGTCTTGCTAAATGCAAGTAAAACTCTTCAACGTCTCTTATCCAATTCTGAAAATACTTCATTTTCCGAATCTAATAAATCCATTCAAGCAGCATTGGAAGCGATCACTCAAGCAGAAGAATCTTTAGCGGAAGCGGAAACAACACTTTCACAGCTTGTAAACACGATTGAAATTGATCCTCAACAAATTGATGAAATAGAGGAACGATTATTCTCCCTACGCGGCGCAAGCCGGAAATATGGCGTGACTATTGATGAATTGTCCCATCTGCTTCAAGAATTTGAAATAAAACTCAATCAACTAGATATTGGAACAACACAAATCAAGACCCTCGAAATAGAAGTTAATCAACACCGCCAAAAATTTGAGGAAGCCGCCGAAGCACTATCACAACATAGACAGAAAATTGCCAAAAAGTTGGAACAAGCTGTTACTACCGAATTAAAACCCTTAAAACTGGAACGCGCAAAATTTCTCGTATCTTTGAAGCCCCTTAACAGAGACGCATGGAATCAAAACGGTAAGGAACAAATCGAGTTTTTGATTGCAGCCAATCCCGGTGTCCCTCCTGCCCCTTTGAACAAGTCCGCTTCCGGCGGAGAACTTTCCAGACTTTTATTGGCTTTAAAAGTTGTTTTAAGCCAAAAGTCTACCTTATCAGCGCTGATTTTTGATGAAATTGATTCCGGTGTTGGCGGGGCGACCGCTTCGGCAATCGGTGAAAAATTACATCATGTCGCTCAAACTATGCAGGTATTTGCAGTCACACACAGCCCTCAAGTTGCTGCCAGTGGAGATACGCAATTTCAAATTAGCAAATTAATTAAAAATGGCGTAACCTATACCACAACAAAATGTCTAAATTCAAACGAGCGTAAAGAGGAAATCGCCCGTATGCTTGCTGGGAACCAGATTACTGACGCTGCCCGTTCCGCCGCAGATAGCTTACTAAATAAATAA
- the ligA gene encoding NAD-dependent DNA ligase LigA, giving the protein MQKFQTDFHQISISELSSEQAQKELSQLANLLKSLDHAYYNQDEPLVEDATYDKLRQRYNKIELLFPQFRQKDSISQKVGIKPTGGLQKCKHLIPMLSLDNVFDIREFEDFIKRIQRYLDLKPDELDNLHFVAEPKIDGLSINLTYKHGKLIQASTRGDGTTGEDVTENVKTLRNLPLTLPENYPDTIEIRGEVYISKQDFFNLNKEQEKNNKRLFANPRNAAAGSLRQLDPEITRSRPLSLFVYAQGYSDKSIADTHEHFLERLQQWGFTVNPLFKVVKNAREAEEFQQSIIHQRSGLPYDIDGVVYKINSVTLQNRLGFIGRSPRWATAWKFPAEQAITRIKKIEIQVGRTGALTPVALLEPINVGGVIVTRATLHNEDEIIRKDIREHDQVIIQRAGDVIPQILRVDISCNSQNRAAPFKFPTHCPVCGAIAEKPKNEAVSRCTGGLSCKAQIEERLIHFCSKDAFNIEGMGEKTVLDFFRMDLIKQPADIFRLYQHQQTILRLEGWGELSLKNLLTAIDQHRRISLDHFIYSLGIRRIGLTTAKILARYYTSYTNWKEQMLAARQTGSEERLVLGSIEGIGPAIADEIVAFFTEMHNLTTLQDLEKELTIQDVQYQQTGKLAGKTIVFTGTLSSMTRSEAKNIAERLGAKVTSSVSQKTDFVIEGTDGGSKARKAKELGLQCLDEQEWNELIGSEKI; this is encoded by the coding sequence ATGCAAAAATTTCAAACTGATTTTCACCAGATTTCCATATCTGAACTATCTTCCGAACAGGCTCAAAAAGAATTGTCACAACTTGCCAATTTATTAAAATCATTGGATCACGCATATTACAATCAAGACGAACCTTTGGTGGAAGATGCTACCTACGATAAATTGCGCCAAAGATATAACAAGATCGAACTCCTTTTCCCACAATTCAGACAAAAAGACAGTATTAGCCAAAAGGTTGGAATCAAACCGACGGGAGGATTACAGAAATGTAAACATCTAATACCCATGCTTTCCCTTGATAATGTATTTGATATTAGAGAATTTGAAGATTTCATAAAACGAATCCAGCGTTATCTTGATCTCAAACCAGATGAACTTGATAATCTTCATTTTGTTGCAGAACCAAAAATTGATGGATTATCCATTAACCTTACCTATAAACATGGTAAACTAATCCAAGCCAGCACACGTGGTGATGGAACAACGGGAGAGGATGTTACCGAAAATGTCAAAACATTGCGGAACCTACCCTTGACACTTCCAGAAAATTATCCAGACACAATTGAAATTCGGGGAGAGGTTTACATCTCCAAGCAAGATTTTTTCAATTTAAATAAAGAACAGGAAAAAAATAACAAACGTCTTTTTGCCAATCCAAGAAATGCCGCAGCCGGCTCTCTCAGACAACTTGACCCTGAAATTACACGCTCAAGACCCCTTTCCCTATTTGTGTATGCACAGGGTTATTCAGATAAATCAATCGCGGATACACATGAACATTTTTTAGAACGCTTACAGCAATGGGGCTTCACCGTTAATCCCTTATTCAAGGTTGTTAAAAATGCCCGGGAAGCGGAAGAATTTCAACAGTCCATTATTCATCAGCGTTCCGGATTGCCCTACGATATTGATGGAGTGGTTTATAAAATCAATTCTGTCACCTTACAAAACCGATTGGGATTTATCGGACGATCCCCACGCTGGGCAACTGCATGGAAATTCCCGGCGGAACAGGCAATAACCCGCATAAAAAAAATCGAGATTCAGGTTGGACGTACGGGCGCTTTAACGCCTGTGGCCCTCCTTGAACCCATAAATGTTGGTGGCGTAATCGTAACAAGAGCCACCCTTCATAATGAAGATGAAATAATCCGTAAGGATATCAGGGAACATGACCAGGTCATTATACAACGTGCTGGTGATGTAATTCCCCAAATTTTGCGAGTTGATATATCCTGCAATTCTCAAAATCGTGCAGCGCCTTTTAAATTCCCCACACATTGCCCTGTTTGTGGAGCCATTGCAGAAAAACCAAAAAACGAAGCTGTAAGTCGTTGCACAGGTGGACTGTCTTGTAAAGCCCAGATTGAGGAACGATTAATTCATTTTTGCTCTAAGGATGCTTTCAATATTGAAGGTATGGGGGAAAAAACCGTTCTCGATTTTTTCCGTATGGATTTAATCAAGCAACCTGCGGACATCTTTCGTTTATATCAACATCAACAAACCATACTAAGACTTGAAGGCTGGGGAGAGCTTTCTTTAAAAAACCTTTTAACCGCCATTGACCAGCATAGAAGGATTTCACTGGATCATTTTATTTATTCCCTTGGAATTCGAAGGATAGGACTTACAACAGCTAAAATTCTGGCCAGATACTATACATCATATACCAACTGGAAGGAACAAATGCTGGCCGCCCGGCAAACTGGCTCTGAAGAAAGATTGGTATTGGGTTCCATTGAGGGAATTGGTCCTGCAATCGCGGATGAAATTGTTGCGTTCTTTACCGAAATGCATAATTTGACAACCCTGCAGGATCTTGAAAAGGAACTGACCATTCAGGATGTGCAGTATCAGCAAACAGGAAAACTTGCCGGTAAAACAATTGTTTTTACAGGAACCCTATCTTCCATGACACGTTCCGAAGCTAAAAATATTGCTGAAAGGCTGGGTGCAAAAGTAACAAGTTCCGTTTCACAAAAAACCGATTTCGTGATCGAGGGCACAGATGGTGGCAGTAAAGCACGAAAAGCAAAAGAACTTGGTTTGCAATGTCTCGATGAACAAGAATGGAATGAATTGATTGGATCTGAAAAAATATAA